ATCTACCTGACTCCAGACCCTTCCGCTACGCTCTACCGCGAGCTTTCATTGCTATATGCTCGCGAAAATCAGCTCGAAAAAGCTATTTATACCCTCGAACAAGCCACCCAAATGGAACCAGATAACACAGAAATCATTGAACTTCTGAGCCTGTATTACTCGCAAAAAGGCGATTGGCTTCGTGCACGTAACTTATTAAAGCGCTCGATAGTTCAAGGAGAATCACAAGGGCAATTATTGCTTTTCTATGCTCAACTTCATGAAAAGCTGGGTGATTTTCCAGAGATGGTGAAAGCGTTGCATATGCTCCGCGAAGTCGAAACCGACAACTATTACGCCTATCGCCTTCTGGGAAGCGCCTACCACAGCATGGGCAAACTCAATGAAGCACAAAAAGCGCTTGCCACAGCCATCGACTTACTCGGCGGCACACCTATCGAGCTCCATTACGAACGTGGTGTTATTCTGTGGGAAATGGATCGCAAAGACGATGCGCGTGCACAATTTAAGCTAGCTATTGATATGCTTCTCGCGCAAAGTGCAACAGACGATTGGCCACGCGGCAGCGAACAATTCCTCGGCAAGCTCCTTGGTTTCCTCTTTAATGAGCATGATTTCCAAACAACGCTTTCGTTTTCACGCATGATTGCCGAAAAAAATACCGCGTGGGATTGGGCGCGCGAAACGTGCTTCCTTTCGGCATACGGCCTTGCCGATCATTCATTGGCACGTACCTGCTTTACTCAAACTCCCGGCGAACCGTCAATTCAGCGCGAATCAGCCTACCTAAACGTATTATCATGGGTCGAAGGTGAAAACACCTTTCAGTCTACCATCCACGAGCAGCTGGTTGACGAATCGTCTCACGAAGTAATGCGCGGTGCCATCACAGGCCTTTTGCTGCTTGATTCCCATCTCAAACGCGTTGCGAATGTAACTCGCCTGAGTGTCCTCTTCGATGAACTTCTCCCGCAGCCAGCAGATCGATTATTGCTTCGTGCGCAGCTTGCGGAAAACATGCAAGACTTGAGCTTGCAAGAGAAACTCCTCAAAGAAGCAGTGCAACTTGATTCTTCAGAATCAGTGCTTCTCACACTATCCGACTACTACTATCGTCAGAAAAAATATGCCGATATCGCTTCACTGTTACGCCCACGAGTTCTTACGAACGACATATCTGCACGTGTGTTGAACTATTACGGATATATCCTTGTCGAACAATCGCTGGACATCCCAGAAGGGGGGAAATACATTCGGCAGGCTATTGCACAAGACACACAAAATCCATATTACCTTGACAGCCTTGCGTGGTTTTACTTTCAGCAGCATGATTATATAAACGCAGAAATCTACATTACGAAGGCCACAGAGCTTCTCCAGCCTCCTTTCACTCAAGACGACTCTATTATTTTTGAACATGCCGGTGATATTTTGCTCGCGCTAGGCAATGAGCACGCAGCGCTCCACTATTATGCGCAAGCATTTCAAATTGATCGGACGTCAAAACCCATCCAACAAAAGCTCAACCAACTCTACCGGAAGCTAGATGCACTCCGTTAATTACCTCCTGATATGTATGATCATTTTCATTTTAAGCGGATGCGCAGCCAAAATTCCGGCGACTCCACCCCATGATGCGCATAGTGAGTGTGAAAACGTGCAGGGGCGCGGTAAAATCAGGTGGAGCGAAGGGAGCACATTCGACATGACATTTGCTGCGAACAGCGCACACGATGTTCTGTTTCACATTCATGACTTGTTCGGGCGTAGAGTCATTTCGTTTGCCTTCGTAAACTCGTATGCCCTCTTACTCGATCATCGCGAAAGTACCTTTACGTGGATTTCCAAAGATGATCTCTGCTTTGACGAACGGTTCTGTTTTATTGACACCCAACTGAGCCTGTTTCTTACCGGAAAATTCATCGCAAACAACGTCCAAAATCCTCATTGTGTACAACAAGACACGACTCAATACCGATGCGAATCAGAAAATCACTGGGTGCGACTCACGATCCGTGAACGCGCCTGTTTCCCTGAATCAATCACTCCACTTGAAATCCCAGGAGGTTATCGTGAGCGCCCCTTACACCGCGCGCAGCTACGCTAAAGTTAATATCAACCTCCGTATAACCGGACGCAGAAGTGATGGGTACCACTTGCTTCATTCGCTGATGGTGCCAATATCGCTCCACGACACCCTGCGTTTTCGTCCTTCCACCGATGGCTTTACATATCGAGGGCCGGCGCAACTCAATGGCACACACAATCTTATCTACCGTGCATGGGAAATCCTTGCTCGACGCTATGGGATTGGCGGAGTTGAAGTTGATCACGATAAAGTTATCCCTCTGGGCGCCGGTCTAGGAGGAGGGAGCTCAAATGCGGCAACCACACTCACCGCGCTCGCAAACATGCACGGGCTTAACATCCCAATACCAGAGCTGCACGCCATCGCCCTCACTCTAGGCGCTGATGTTCCCTTTTTCATCGAAACCGTGCCGGCGTTCGCAGAAGGGATTGGGGAAATCCTTTCTCCAGTTAAACTTCCTCCATTCGGGCTGGTTTTGATAAATCCAAGAGTCGAAATACCAACCCAATTTGTGTATAGTAAGCTTGGCATTCCGCTCAATAGCACCTGCAGTACTGAGAAAAAGATCAAAGACATTTTAGACTATGAGACAATAGTGACGATGTGCCACAACGATTTAGAGCAAGCCGCGCAAGAACTTTTGCCGAATCTTCACACGTTAAAGCAACATTTAATCCATGCTCAAGCCGACGCATCTGCTATGAGCGGCAGCGGGGCGACCATATTCGGCATCTTTAAATCAGACGCGAATGCGAGCCATGCGGCAATACATCTTCAAAAGCTGTTGCCGGGCATGTTTGTTCAAGCGGTAAAGGTGCTGCCTTCTTTACCCAACACATGATAGTTCAACCTCTGAGATAAGAACAAAAACGAATACCTATTTTAAAACTACGGAGATCCTATGACAAAAGAACCTCAGCACAACAATCTACCCGATCCAGATAAAGTCAAATCAATGTTCCAAAGTATCGCCCCGCGATATGACTTCCTGAACCGTCTCCTAAGTGGCCGTAGAGATGTTGCTTGGCGACGAAAAGCCGTTGCCCAGTTGACATGGGGTGAGCGGGGGCGAATTCTTGATATCGCCACTGGGACAGCTGATGTCGCCCTTGAAATAGCGCGCCAAACAGCTGAGACAGTAAAAATCACTGGCGTCGACTTCAGCCCCAACATGCTAGAAATTGGCCAACAAAAAGTACGCGAATCACGCTTTTCGCACCGTATTGAGCTTAAAGTCGCTGACGCTCAAGCGCTCCCTTTTGATGACGGCACTTTTGATTCCACCATCATCGCCTTTGGCATCAGAAATATCCCTGATCGCGACCTTGCCTTGCGCGAAATGATCCGTGTCGTCAAGCCAGGCGGAAAAGTCGTTGTCTTAGAGTTCACCACACCTCAGGCAAAAATCCTTAAAAACCTCTACCATTTTTACTTTCTTAAAGTGCTGCCAATCCTAGGTGGAGTTATTTCCGGCAAAAAAGATGCTTATGAATACTTGCCTGACTCGGTCCTAAAATTCCCAACCCAAGAAGAGTTTAAAGGGATTATGAGCACTTCAGGGCTCACTAATGTTACCTACCGCAATCTTACGTTTGGCATTGCCTGCATTCACACCGGCGTGGCTCCAGAAAAGAAGTAGAACCCTCTCTACTTCTTTTCCACACGCGCACGTACAGCCGCCAGTACCGCTTCAGCATGTCCTTTCACCCGTACCTTACTCCAGCGCTCAACTACTGTACCGTTGGGCGCAATCAAAAATGTACTTCGAACAAGACCCATGTATTCTTTACCGTAGTTCTTTTTGAGTTGCCATACACCAAACATCTTTGCCACTAAAGCATCGTGATCACTGAGCAAAGAAACACGTAACTCTTTACTCTCGCTAAATTTTTTATGTGACTCTACCGAATCCGGACTTATCCCATACACCTGCACGCCAAGCGTAGTGAACTCTGGCAACAAAGCACTAAAATCACCCGCTTCAGTCGTACACCCCGGCGTATTATCTTTCGGGTAAAAATATAAGACAGTATACTGGCTAGCCAAATATGTTGAGGGAATGACCTCTCCATTCTGATCTGGCAATTCAAAGCTTGGAATTGTATCACTGATTTGGAGCGCATCATTCATACCCAATCACCTCTTCTCTTGATATTTTCAATAAAAAAAACGCCACCAGAATGATCTGATGACGCTTCAATGTCCAACTAAATGCTACTTAGGAATACTAAAGGTGTGTCCCTTAATTCTATCCCAGTCCCAATTTGAAACGTGGGGAGCGGGAATTCCAGCAGGATTGTGGCAACCCATACATGCTGGAGCTCCACCAAGTGCTTCACGACTTCCGCCGTTCAGACTTGCAGAACTATCCTTAGCGGTAGCTAACGCCGCCTTATCATGACACATAACGCAGCTTTTCAAACCCATGTGCATTGGGTTTGTCATTTTATCCAACCCTTGTAGTTGCTTTGCATGTGCTACATTTTTATCTGCACCAGTAAGCTCATTCTTATGACACGTGCTACAGTCATAGGCAAAAGAATTTGCCGCAAAAAGAACCGCAACAAAAAAGAAACTTGTTAATAGACGAATCATTCATTTCTCCTTTCAACATCAACCAGTCAGAGAAAACAAAATCCCCTTTGAGTCTAAACCCAAAGGGGAAAGAAAACTATTACTTCGATGAAAATTTGTGCAATTTAACCCGAGCAGAATCCCACTTGTCAGCAGCAGGAGCGACGGCACCATTATGGCAACCAGCACAAGCAGGCGCTGCACCAAGTGCCGCTACAGAGCCACCTTTCAGACTTGCTCCGCCTTCTTTAGCCGTAGCCATAGCTGCGCGATCATGGCAAGTAGCACAATCTTTCATGCTCATGTGCATTGGGTTGGCAATTGCAGCGATGCCCTGAACCTGAACACTGTGAATAGCATCCTTAGGTGTAGCGCCACCCAAAGCAGGATTAGCTGCGTGACAGCTGCTGCAGTCAAGAGCAAATGCGTTTCCAGCAAACAAACCAACAACACAGAATGCCATGAGAACAAGAATCTTTTTCATACAAATACCTCTCAATATAGTAAAATTATCGAAAAACCAAAATTACTTCTTCGCGGTTAACTTCTGAGACCAAATGCTTTGCTTGTGGCCAAGATTACCATGACAGGCCGTGCAACTTTCAACATTTTGCATGTATTCCTGGTGCTTCGCCAAGAAAGTGGGGTCAGCTTTTTTCGAGTCAAAATGACATCCCATGCAATTTTTTGCCGTTACTTTTGGATTGTTCGAAAGCTTGTCGTGATGAGGGTCAACCTTACCACTCGCCGTTAATACAACCTTCTTCATCCCAACCATTTTGTCCATAATCAGCCCTTTAGTGTGACAGGTGATACACCCCACTTCAGGGTGTCCGCCAGCCTGCCAAGAGCTCTTTTCATAGTCGTGACATAAAACACAAAAACCACTTGTGGAAGTGTACTTGATGGCGCCAACGCTCCCACCAACACCGACGATTGCAACGATTACAATAATAACCGCCCACGCCTTCGCACTTAGATTCTTCATCGACTCTCCTTCTTTCACAGTGCACTTCGGCACCTACATATCTGTGAGCCAATTTGATAGCGCAAAAATGCACAGCATGTCAAGTTGGAACTTGCGAAAAACCCATTGATTCTGATTTCTCGTTGACAACTTTTTTTTCCCATTTATCATGAACGGGTCAGATTTTATTCCCAACCGAGATCACGAGGAGTTGCCATGAAAATACAGACCACCCGCTTTGGTGAAATTGAAATCAATGAAGAAGAAATAATTCAGCTCACGCAGCCACTGCTCGGCTTTCCCGATTATCACCGCTACATAATCAAAGACCATTCGGAAGATAGCCCATTCAAGTGGTTTCAAGCTATTGACGAAGGAGCACTCGCTTTTGTCATCCTAGATCCTCAGCTTTTTAAACCAGACTACCAAGTTTACCTCACTAATAATGATACGGAAGAGCTCGCACTCAACAATGCCGATGATGCCGCAGTATATTGTTTGGTCGTCATCCCCAATGATCCCAAAAAAATGACGGCCAACCTTCAAGCACCACTTGTCTTTAATCGCCCCAAAAAACTTGCCAAACAAGTCGTACTTAATAACCCGGATCTCCCTATTAAATACCCTGTATTCGGAGGGTAGGAGCATGCTGGTACTTTCTCGAAAAAAAAATGAAACTATCATGATCGGCGACGACATACTTATTACCGTTGTTGAGTGCATGAATGGCGTCACCAAACTTGGCATAGAAGCGCCCAAGAATGTTAAAGTTTACCGCAAAGAAGTCTATGACGCTATTCAAGCAGAAAACCGCGCAGCTGCTGCCACCCCGTCATCACTTGATATCCTTGGCAGTGTTCCACAATTTTCTACCGCCGGAATTACCAAAAAGAAAAAACCATCGTGATGACTCATTCTAGCGCCTCCCTCGCTGCACTTTTCCCTCAACTTAACCCATCCCAGAACGCCGCCGTTACCCATACAAATGGCCCCGCCTTGGTGCTTGCTGGTGCAGGCAGTGGGAAAACCCGCGTTTTGACTGCCCGCATCTGCCATTTGCTTGAGCAGGGCATCCGCCCGTGGAACATCCTCGCCGTAACGTTCACGAATAAAGCAGCCGCTGAAATGCGCGAACGGCTCTTAAAGCAAATTGGTGCCGATGCGCGCAACCTTTGGGTAGGTACATTCCATAGTATCGCGCTGCGAATTTTGCGTATTGAAGCGACCCACATCGGCTACCGCCCCGGTTTCGTCGTGTACGACCCCGGTGAAGCCCTCAAAGTTGTTCGCCGCGCACTGGAGCGCCTGAACATTGACAGCGAAATCCTCAACCCGAAAACCGCACTGCACACCATTAGCTCACTCAAAAACGAAGGGGTGAACCCCGCACAAGCCGCAGAGCGCGAAGAATTTCGCCACGGAAAAATGCAGTGCCTTGCCCAAACCTATGCCGAGTATGTTCGCTTAATGCGCTCTATTGACGCCATGGACTTCGACGACTTGCTGCTGAATCTCACCGATCTCTGGCGCAAGCACCCAGAAATCCTTGCACGGTATCACGAAAAATTCCGTTACCTGCTCGTTGATGAATATCAAGACACCAACGGCGTCCAGTTTGAACTCCTGCGCATGCTAGCGGCGAAAGAAGGGAACATATTCGTTGTCGGCGACGACGACCAATCAATCTACCGCTTCCGTGGCGCTACCATTGAAAACATTCTGAGCTTCGAATCGCACTATCCAGATGCCCAGGTTTTCAAACTCGAACAAAACTACCGTTCGACCACAAATATTCTCGAATGCGCCAACGCCATCATCGCGCACAACACGCACCGCCATCAAAAAACCCTTTATAGCGAGCTTGGCGAAGGGGAAAAAGTGCAGCTCCACGTTGCGCCTTCCGCTGAAAAAGAGGCCCAATTTGTCGCCCGCGAAGTTGGCAACCTGCGTGCCCTTGGATTTGCCTACGACGAAATCGCCATCCTCTACCGGACGAACGCCCAAAGCCGTTTATTCGAAAGCTATTTTGGCCAGGCTGGCATTCCCTACCGCGTCGTCGGATCATTTGAATTCTGGAAACGCAAAGAAGTGCTCGACACCCTTGCGTACCTTTCATTGATCCACAATCCAAGCGACCTGCAAGCCTTCGAGCGCGTTGTCAATACCCCCGCACGCGGCGTCGGCAAAGCGACACAGGAAACTATCGTCCAGTACGCCATCCAGAACACTGCACCAATCCTCGAAGCCGCCACCACCGTACTCCCTACACTCAAAGGGAAAAGCCGTACCGGACTCGAATCCTTCCTGCGTCTGATACATTCCTTCAACCAAGGCAAGGATTACTTGCTCAGCGATCTGGTGCGCGAAGTCATTGAACACTCTGGCATTATCGCGGAAATCATCCGCAAGGAAGATGAAAACACCGCCGCCACGAAACAAGAAAACCTCGAAGAACTCGCTAACGCCGCCTTATACTTTGAGCAAGCCCATGAAGACGGGGTAACGCTTGAACAATTCCTTTCCGACATTATGCTCGGCATGGAAAGCCGTGCTGACAAGACGGGTGTCAACCTGCTGACCATCCACGCCGCAAAAGGACTCGAATTTCCTGCCGTCTTTTTAACCGGCCTTGAAAACACACTTTTCCCCTCACCGATGAGCCTCGGTAACCGTTTCGCTATGGAAGAAGAACGCCGCCTGATGTACGTCGCCATCACCCGCTGCAAAGAAAAACTCTTCCTCACCCGCGCTCAGAGCCGCGCGATCTGGGGAAAAACCAGCTATTGCGGCGACAGCCCCTTTCTGCTCGACCTCCCGCCGAAACTCATCCACCGTCGGGTATAAACATCATGCCGCGCCATCCCAATATAGCCATCCGCGTCGACGCCTCATTGAATATAGGGACAGGTCATGTCATGCGGACGTTGACACTGGCAGACGCGCTACGCGAGCGTGGAGCTGATGTCGAATTTATCTGCCGCGAACACTCGGGAAATTTAATAGAAGTGGTCAAAAAGCACGGCTATCCATGCCATCAACTGCCGCTGCAAAGCTCTACGCCGAATGCCGAAAATGGAACCGCTCACGCCGCATGGCTAGGTGCAAGCTGGCAAGAAGACGCCGCTGCGACACAACAGGCACTCAGCCACAAAACATACGACTGGTTGATTGTCGACCACTACGCACTCGACTCTCAGTGGGAACGAGCGATGAGGCCGTATACCGATAAAATTCTGGTGATAGATGACCTTGCGGATCGCCACCATGATGCCGACCTCTTGCTGGATCAGACACTTGGTCGCACACCGGAAGCCTATCAAAAACTGGTTCCCCGTACGACACAATGCCTTACCGGAACCACATACGCCTTAGTCCGACCAGAGTTTTCTGCCATACGCGACAACGCGCGACTCCACCGCGCCCATCAGTTTCCACCCAAAAACCTGCTGATATTTTTCGGGGGAATCGACCAGCACAACCTCACTGGCACAGCGCTCCGCGCGCTTCTCATAGAAAATCCGTTTACTCATATCGATGTCGTACTCGGCGGCACCGCACAGCACGTGGCAGATGTTACCGCACTGTGTAAAACTCTTCACGCCACCCTTCACATTCAGTGCTCAAATATGCATGAACTGATGGGCAATGCAAATCTTGCACTTGGCGCTCCCGGTAGCACCTCATGGGAACGGTGCACCCTCGGTCTACCCACATTGCTTGTCATTAGTGCAGAAAACCAGCGATCAGTAGCACACGCCCTTGCGAACACAGGTGCTGCTTCCCTCATTGGCGAAGCAGACCAAATTACCCCGCCAATCATTCAGAGCGCCCTGCGTGTTTTTTTAAACAAAAACAGTGCTGAGTATCATCAAATAATAGAAAACTGTCGAAAAGTTTGCGATGGACTCGGCGTACACCGCATTACTAAATATTTACTTACAAGGGAGGGCGCTTGAGTAACTCCAAAATATCACTACGGCGTATTCACACCGCAGACTGCGACTTTCTTTACAGCTTACAGGTAATGCCCGGAGCAAGGCTTTATTCTATTAACCCTAGTATTCCTACATTTGAAGAGCACCAAGAGTGGTTTCAACAATCACTGCATTCGCACAATCGGCAAACATATATCATAGTCGTAGA
The genomic region above belongs to Chrysiogenes arsenatis DSM 11915 and contains:
- a CDS encoding tetratricopeptide repeat protein codes for the protein MKQPSLFTGKIFCILLGITFSVGCTGELTRNGLFSEPSMPSTLQAQHDETYDDPNYYYILYTMDRLQGDDASALAHLERSIYLTPDPSATLYRELSLLYARENQLEKAIYTLEQATQMEPDNTEIIELLSLYYSQKGDWLRARNLLKRSIVQGESQGQLLLFYAQLHEKLGDFPEMVKALHMLREVETDNYYAYRLLGSAYHSMGKLNEAQKALATAIDLLGGTPIELHYERGVILWEMDRKDDARAQFKLAIDMLLAQSATDDWPRGSEQFLGKLLGFLFNEHDFQTTLSFSRMIAEKNTAWDWARETCFLSAYGLADHSLARTCFTQTPGEPSIQRESAYLNVLSWVEGENTFQSTIHEQLVDESSHEVMRGAITGLLLLDSHLKRVANVTRLSVLFDELLPQPADRLLLRAQLAENMQDLSLQEKLLKEAVQLDSSESVLLTLSDYYYRQKKYADIASLLRPRVLTNDISARVLNYYGYILVEQSLDIPEGGKYIRQAIAQDTQNPYYLDSLAWFYFQQHDYINAEIYITKATELLQPPFTQDDSIIFEHAGDILLALGNEHAALHYYAQAFQIDRTSKPIQQKLNQLYRKLDALR
- a CDS encoding 4-(cytidine 5'-diphospho)-2-C-methyl-D-erythritol kinase is translated as MSAPYTARSYAKVNINLRITGRRSDGYHLLHSLMVPISLHDTLRFRPSTDGFTYRGPAQLNGTHNLIYRAWEILARRYGIGGVEVDHDKVIPLGAGLGGGSSNAATTLTALANMHGLNIPIPELHAIALTLGADVPFFIETVPAFAEGIGEILSPVKLPPFGLVLINPRVEIPTQFVYSKLGIPLNSTCSTEKKIKDILDYETIVTMCHNDLEQAAQELLPNLHTLKQHLIHAQADASAMSGSGATIFGIFKSDANASHAAIHLQKLLPGMFVQAVKVLPSLPNT
- the ubiE gene encoding bifunctional demethylmenaquinone methyltransferase/2-methoxy-6-polyprenyl-1,4-benzoquinol methylase UbiE, whose protein sequence is MTKEPQHNNLPDPDKVKSMFQSIAPRYDFLNRLLSGRRDVAWRRKAVAQLTWGERGRILDIATGTADVALEIARQTAETVKITGVDFSPNMLEIGQQKVRESRFSHRIELKVADAQALPFDDGTFDSTIIAFGIRNIPDRDLALREMIRVVKPGGKVVVLEFTTPQAKILKNLYHFYFLKVLPILGGVISGKKDAYEYLPDSVLKFPTQEEFKGIMSTSGLTNVTYRNLTFGIACIHTGVAPEKK
- a CDS encoding peroxiredoxin — its product is MNDALQISDTIPSFELPDQNGEVIPSTYLASQYTVLYFYPKDNTPGCTTEAGDFSALLPEFTTLGVQVYGISPDSVESHKKFSESKELRVSLLSDHDALVAKMFGVWQLKKNYGKEYMGLVRSTFLIAPNGTVVERWSKVRVKGHAEAVLAAVRARVEKK
- a CDS encoding multiheme c-type cytochrome; protein product: MIRLLTSFFFVAVLFAANSFAYDCSTCHKNELTGADKNVAHAKQLQGLDKMTNPMHMGLKSCVMCHDKAALATAKDSSASLNGGSREALGGAPACMGCHNPAGIPAPHVSNWDWDRIKGHTFSIPK
- a CDS encoding NapC/NirT family cytochrome c; this translates as MKNLSAKAWAVIIVIVAIVGVGGSVGAIKYTSTSGFCVLCHDYEKSSWQAGGHPEVGCITCHTKGLIMDKMVGMKKVVLTASGKVDPHHDKLSNNPKVTAKNCMGCHFDSKKADPTFLAKHQEYMQNVESCTACHGNLGHKQSIWSQKLTAKK
- the fliW gene encoding flagellar assembly protein FliW, which gives rise to MKIQTTRFGEIEINEEEIIQLTQPLLGFPDYHRYIIKDHSEDSPFKWFQAIDEGALAFVILDPQLFKPDYQVYLTNNDTEELALNNADDAAVYCLVVIPNDPKKMTANLQAPLVFNRPKKLAKQVVLNNPDLPIKYPVFGG
- the csrA gene encoding carbon storage regulator CsrA: MLVLSRKKNETIMIGDDILITVVECMNGVTKLGIEAPKNVKVYRKEVYDAIQAENRAAAATPSSLDILGSVPQFSTAGITKKKKPS
- a CDS encoding ATP-dependent helicase, which translates into the protein MTHSSASLAALFPQLNPSQNAAVTHTNGPALVLAGAGSGKTRVLTARICHLLEQGIRPWNILAVTFTNKAAAEMRERLLKQIGADARNLWVGTFHSIALRILRIEATHIGYRPGFVVYDPGEALKVVRRALERLNIDSEILNPKTALHTISSLKNEGVNPAQAAEREEFRHGKMQCLAQTYAEYVRLMRSIDAMDFDDLLLNLTDLWRKHPEILARYHEKFRYLLVDEYQDTNGVQFELLRMLAAKEGNIFVVGDDDQSIYRFRGATIENILSFESHYPDAQVFKLEQNYRSTTNILECANAIIAHNTHRHQKTLYSELGEGEKVQLHVAPSAEKEAQFVAREVGNLRALGFAYDEIAILYRTNAQSRLFESYFGQAGIPYRVVGSFEFWKRKEVLDTLAYLSLIHNPSDLQAFERVVNTPARGVGKATQETIVQYAIQNTAPILEAATTVLPTLKGKSRTGLESFLRLIHSFNQGKDYLLSDLVREVIEHSGIIAEIIRKEDENTAATKQENLEELANAALYFEQAHEDGVTLEQFLSDIMLGMESRADKTGVNLLTIHAAKGLEFPAVFLTGLENTLFPSPMSLGNRFAMEEERRLMYVAITRCKEKLFLTRAQSRAIWGKTSYCGDSPFLLDLPPKLIHRRV
- the pseG gene encoding UDP-2,4-diacetamido-2,4,6-trideoxy-beta-L-altropyranose hydrolase; protein product: MPRHPNIAIRVDASLNIGTGHVMRTLTLADALRERGADVEFICREHSGNLIEVVKKHGYPCHQLPLQSSTPNAENGTAHAAWLGASWQEDAAATQQALSHKTYDWLIVDHYALDSQWERAMRPYTDKILVIDDLADRHHDADLLLDQTLGRTPEAYQKLVPRTTQCLTGTTYALVRPEFSAIRDNARLHRAHQFPPKNLLIFFGGIDQHNLTGTALRALLIENPFTHIDVVLGGTAQHVADVTALCKTLHATLHIQCSNMHELMGNANLALGAPGSTSWERCTLGLPTLLVISAENQRSVAHALANTGAASLIGEADQITPPIIQSALRVFLNKNSAEYHQIIENCRKVCDGLGVHRITKYLLTREGA